A single genomic interval of Rhinatrema bivittatum chromosome 12, aRhiBiv1.1, whole genome shotgun sequence harbors:
- the MFSD4A gene encoding major facilitator superfamily domain-containing protein 4A, with product MWLDERVLALFKKNLQPTLTYWSVFFSFGLCIAFLGPTLLDLRCQTQSSLQQITWVFFSQQFCLLLGSCFGGLFKRTVKQSLLVLFISALAISLVFSIIPFCHNVVLLAIVMAMAGLAMGCIDTISNMKLVEIYQKDSAIFLQALHFFVGFGALLSPLIADPFLSETNCIQSNGTANTSSSLEHIRNSLVAHHPRNLSHYELPMTGLVITRVSYAFWIMALINLPVPIAVFLLLYKEGMVPGCARKGSSLLRADELAMETHVAEKAEEHHSTQTAGPTASSHDELFSCLQSKNFQGASFSYFAIHVTGALVLFMSDGIVGEYAGFVYTYAVEKPLSIEHKKAGYLPSLFWASITLGRLLSVPLSYWMKATTMIFINLSGVLLTFLLLLLTSYSTVFLFVGTALLGLFLSSIFPSMLAYTEDVLNYKGCATTVLVTGAGIGEMVLQMMVGTIIQQEGSHSFLVCGTIFGCLAFAFYVVLLVFHRMHRKPSAEVSGEQAAMKEGSLSYQR from the exons ATGTGGCTGGATGAGCGGGTGCTTGCCCTGTTTAAGAAGAACCTGCAGCCCACCCTGACTTACTGGAGCGTTTTCTTCAGCTTCGGGCTGTGCATCGCCTTCCTGGGACCCAcgctcctggacctccgctgtcagacccagagctccctgcagcagatcacctGGGTTTTCTTCTCCCAGCAGTTCTGTCTCCTGCTGGGCAGCTGCTTTGGAGGGCTCTTCAAGAGGAC GGTGAAGCAGTCCCTCCTTGTCCTCTTCATCTCAGCTTTGGCAATTTCGCTGGTCTTTTCCATCATCCCTTTCTGTCACAATGTGGTGTTGCTGGCAATTGTCATGGCGATGGCTGGGCTGGCAATGGGATGCATCGATACCATCTCCAACATGAAGTTGGTTGAGATCTACCAGAAGGACTCTGCCATTTTCCTGCAG GCTCTCCATTTCTTTGTGGGCTTTGGCGCCTTGCTGAGTCCACTGATAGCAGATCCGTTCCTGTCCGAAACCAACTGCATCCAGTCCAACGGCACAGCCAACACCAGCAGCAGCCTTGAGCACATCCGCAACTCTCTGGTCGCCCACCACCCCAGGAACCTGTCCCATTACGAACTGCCCATGACGGGGCTGGTGATCACCAGAGTGTCCTATGCCTTCTGGATTATGGCGTTGATCAAT CTGCCAGTGCCTATTGCGGTGTTCCTGCTCTTGTACAAGGAAGGGATGGTACCTGGCTGTGCTAGGAAGGGCAGCTCTCTCCTCAGAGCAGACGAGTTGGCTATGGAAACGCATGTGGCTGAAAAAGCGGAGGAGCACCACAGCACTCAGACAGCAGGACCCACAGCAAGCA gtCACGATGAGCTCTTTAGCTGCCTCCAGAGTAAAAACTTTCAAGGGGCTTCCTTCTCGTACTTTGCCATTCATGTCACTGGAGCGCTGGTTCTGTTCATGAGCGATGGCATTGTG GGCGAGTATGCTGGCTTTGTGTACACCTACGCTGTGGAGAAGCCTCTCTCCATAGAGCACAAGAAGGCCGGATACCTGCCCAGTCTCTTCTGGGCCTCTATCACATTGGGCCGACTGCTGTCAGTCCCCTTGTCCTATTGGATGAAagccaccaccatgatcttcatCAATCTG AGCGGTGTGCTGCTCacgttcctgctcctgctgctcacCTCCTACAGCACCGTCTTCCTGTTTGTGGGGACAGCTCTGCTCGGTCTCTTTCTCAGCAGCATCTTTCCCAGCATGCTAGCCTATACGGAGGATGTGCTTAACTATAAAG GCTGTGCCACGACGGTGCTGGTGACCGGGGCAGGGATAGGGGAGATGGTCCTCCAGATGATGGTGGGAACG ATTATCCAGCAGGAGGGCAGCCACAGCTTCCTGGTGTGTGGGACAATCTTTGGGTGTCTGGCCTTTGCATTCTACGTTGTCCTCCTGGTGTTCCACAGGATGCATCGCAAGCCCTCAGCGG AGGTCTCAGGCGAGCAAGCAGCAATGAAGGAAGGGAGCCTGTCCTACCAGAGGTAG